A single Bacillus sp. OxB-1 DNA region contains:
- a CDS encoding helix-turn-helix domain-containing protein produces the protein MHFGQQFREYREEYIHIRQKEAAYKLNITPETLSNYERNERGFPQDLMAVAKRVFDIPDDYFLAMVLGDPLKSVRADKEDRALQTNELKERYMDSFIDRHRQIFEDSAELREFVTLLATLTEKDRRDFLNVNKKMLELIFKRDKNREAD, from the coding sequence ATGCATTTCGGACAACAATTTAGGGAGTACAGGGAAGAGTATATTCATATACGACAGAAAGAAGCTGCTTACAAGTTGAACATCACGCCGGAAACCTTATCAAACTACGAACGGAATGAGCGTGGGTTTCCACAGGATTTGATGGCGGTCGCCAAAAGGGTTTTTGACATCCCGGATGATTATTTTCTCGCTATGGTCTTGGGAGACCCTTTGAAATCCGTACGTGCGGACAAAGAGGACCGGGCCCTGCAGACCAATGAATTGAAAGAACGCTATATGGATAGTTTTATCGACAGACATCGACAAATTTTTGAAGACTCGGCCGAGCTACGGGAATTCGTTACATTGCTCGCCACTTTAACCGAAAAAGATCGCCGCGATTTCTTGAATGTGAATAAAAAAATGTTGGAATTGATTTTTAAGCGGGACAAAAACCGGGAAGCGGATTAA
- a CDS encoding transcriptional regulator: protein MLTVQRMKPFLMSQEDFRLRLVFAYQYFSIIKGEEVFQFIPSEGKEIVVNLKSLQVENLGEIFVFQRGSRFIRLPLYQLLLISDIHVHLSTILEGVVEIATDSVMPKEVTKEAEGIIEYLEMENKWRMIDYALETHDKQLFNELTEGMQ from the coding sequence ATGCTTACCGTTCAACGTATGAAACCGTTCCTGATGAGCCAAGAGGATTTTCGTCTACGTCTTGTGTTTGCATATCAATACTTCTCCATCATTAAGGGAGAAGAAGTGTTCCAGTTCATACCGTCGGAAGGCAAGGAAATCGTAGTCAACTTGAAAAGCCTGCAAGTCGAAAACCTGGGAGAAATCTTCGTTTTCCAGCGAGGCAGCCGCTTCATCCGATTGCCGCTTTACCAACTGCTCCTCATCTCAGATATCCACGTTCACTTGTCCACAATTCTTGAGGGGGTGGTAGAAATCGCAACAGATTCCGTGATGCCGAAAGAAGTGACGAAAGAAGCGGAAGGAATCATCGAATACTTGGAGATGGAGAACAAATGGCGCATGATCGACTACGCACTCGAAACCCATGACAAACAACTATTCAACGAACTGACGGAAGGAATGCAGTAA
- a CDS encoding efflux RND transporter periplasmic adaptor subunit — protein sequence MNRTMNLFVAIAVSAFLACNLYLLYSSKSVIPKTIYVSQSERMTSGEHSEKLAKEGLVAPAEVYTVYVSDDEVVDTWEVKEGDYVYPGDEIATLQTVRAEGQRAVWEAEREALMSQKAAVLSLMNSLESERDSAQSDSTSNVRRSDSTREGNEDASVEVGWNVDVQVDVKQDGSYAQAIAAADQELADIERQLVVVETQLAQNPSRPALVSPVEGVVSHVIRTGSTIAVDIYSSQKVVVTYATNQEWKRIEQGDRVMLQGGDLGTAVVGNVLSVAQTPANPDRWLDAYQTLDPKEVKNPLAYYEVRILAETDMESTPFGVNMNAIVLVNEAPDSIAVKDRWLVDKLNDQAATWVIDEEGFAAKVEVTTPFSWKNNAVVTQGLQVGDVVVSAEPLRKYKGEPRIFLPMPSDFPTKSEWKAFGWRNYVESMILKR from the coding sequence ATGAACAGAACGATGAATCTTTTTGTCGCAATCGCCGTCAGTGCATTTTTGGCATGCAATCTGTATTTGCTCTATTCGTCGAAAAGTGTCATCCCGAAGACGATCTACGTCAGCCAATCCGAACGTATGACGAGCGGGGAGCATAGTGAAAAATTGGCGAAGGAGGGACTGGTCGCCCCTGCGGAAGTGTACACCGTCTATGTCAGCGACGACGAAGTGGTGGACACATGGGAAGTGAAGGAAGGCGACTATGTCTACCCGGGCGATGAAATTGCAACATTGCAAACCGTCCGCGCGGAAGGCCAGCGCGCTGTCTGGGAGGCGGAACGGGAAGCGCTCATGTCGCAAAAGGCGGCCGTACTCAGCTTGATGAACTCGCTCGAATCGGAACGGGATTCGGCACAATCCGACAGCACGTCCAATGTCCGCAGATCGGACAGCACCCGAGAGGGCAATGAAGATGCAAGTGTCGAGGTAGGCTGGAATGTCGATGTGCAAGTCGATGTCAAACAGGATGGTTCCTACGCACAAGCCATCGCCGCGGCAGATCAGGAATTGGCGGATATCGAAAGGCAACTTGTCGTCGTGGAGACGCAGCTGGCGCAAAACCCGTCCCGTCCAGCACTGGTCAGCCCGGTGGAAGGGGTCGTCTCCCATGTAATCCGGACCGGTTCCACAATTGCGGTCGATATTTACAGTTCACAGAAAGTGGTCGTCACCTATGCGACGAATCAGGAATGGAAACGGATCGAGCAGGGCGACCGGGTGATGCTCCAAGGGGGCGACCTCGGAACTGCGGTGGTTGGCAACGTCCTATCCGTAGCTCAAACGCCTGCCAATCCGGACCGTTGGCTGGATGCCTACCAAACACTCGACCCTAAAGAAGTGAAAAATCCGCTCGCTTACTACGAAGTTCGGATTCTGGCCGAAACGGATATGGAATCGACGCCGTTCGGAGTCAATATGAATGCAATCGTCCTAGTAAATGAAGCGCCGGATTCCATCGCCGTGAAAGACAGATGGCTTGTGGACAAGCTGAACGACCAAGCGGCCACCTGGGTGATTGACGAAGAAGGCTTCGCTGCAAAAGTGGAAGTCACGACCCCGTTCAGTTGGAAAAACAATGCCGTCGTGACACAAGGTCTCCAAGTAGGGGATGTCGTCGTGTCCGCGGAACCACTCCGGAAGTACAAAGGTGAACCGCGCATCTTCCTGCCGATGCCGTCCGATTTCCCGACCAAATCGGAATGGAAAGCATTCGGTTGGCGGAATTATGTCGAGTCTATGATTCTCAAACGGTAA
- a CDS encoding 3'-5' exonuclease, whose translation MTNASRRAIDLLEKKPLQQNWGARRAARDKKYTNSPVLAKDYVVLDFETTGLRAGADRIIQIGAIKYKDHEQVDMLNTFINPQRHISDFITGLTGISNEKVASAPTIEKKVPELLEFIEDLPIVAHNASFDMGFLYALDSIEGIEIPQYKVIDTVKLARKTITQIPNHKLTTLTQFLQLEHDAHDAIGDCLATAAIYQYCYSRTV comes from the coding sequence ATGACCAATGCAAGCCGACGTGCCATTGATTTATTAGAAAAAAAGCCATTACAGCAAAACTGGGGGGCCAGGAGAGCGGCGAGGGATAAAAAATATACGAACTCGCCCGTTTTGGCAAAAGATTATGTCGTCCTTGACTTCGAAACAACGGGCCTGCGAGCGGGAGCCGACCGGATCATCCAAATCGGGGCCATCAAATATAAGGACCACGAACAAGTCGACATGCTCAACACTTTCATCAACCCGCAACGCCATATTTCCGATTTCATCACCGGTTTAACAGGCATTTCAAATGAAAAGGTGGCATCCGCCCCGACAATCGAAAAGAAGGTGCCGGAGTTATTGGAATTCATAGAAGACCTGCCGATCGTTGCCCATAATGCTTCCTTTGATATGGGCTTCCTGTACGCGCTCGACAGCATCGAGGGCATCGAAATCCCGCAATACAAAGTGATCGACACAGTCAAACTGGCCCGAAAGACAATCACGCAAATACCGAACCACAAACTGACGACACTGACCCAATTCCTCCAACTGGAACACGACGCACACGACGCCATCGGAGATTGCCTGGCGACGGCCGCCATCTATCAATATTGCTACAGCCGAACTGTCTAA
- a CDS encoding polysaccharide deacetylase family protein: MKEKMWAICFAFVINIVFGAMTGEAAETKHDRHVGLHDRLLPIEDVRVIDNNTKVPLADIAKYLYLPLSEEGGAMHIRKRGFDLSYDYKSKRTAKDGVEQKGAPITEVDGKLYITVTYIAKELGFKIEYFPKQKTLRIYRDDYQHMSHTDYEKQIQSWLNQKPSVKANVYLTFDDGPNQFTTLNTATLEKHNVQGTFFFLGKHMKNNGKIVKATAAGGHYIGTHSMTHDKTKVYKSTKSFMAEMNEGSRLIEKMTGQQAKLIRVPYGSKPHVTPAMRTELIKHGYKMWDWDVDSNDWKYTDKQTDAIVKNVQTGVEKAYKSGDRDIIILMHDRSQSTKALPAIIEWLQGQGYVIKKYEPEKHVVQNFHKDVQL, encoded by the coding sequence ATGAAAGAAAAAATGTGGGCCATCTGTTTCGCCTTCGTCATCAATATCGTCTTCGGAGCGATGACGGGCGAGGCGGCAGAAACGAAACACGACCGCCATGTCGGACTGCATGATCGGCTCCTGCCGATCGAAGACGTACGCGTCATCGACAACAATACGAAAGTCCCGCTGGCGGATATCGCAAAATACTTGTATTTGCCACTATCCGAAGAGGGCGGCGCCATGCATATCCGCAAACGGGGCTTCGACCTCAGCTACGATTACAAGTCGAAACGGACGGCGAAGGACGGAGTGGAACAAAAGGGAGCACCGATCACCGAAGTCGACGGCAAGTTGTACATCACCGTCACCTATATTGCCAAAGAGCTCGGCTTCAAAATCGAATACTTCCCGAAACAGAAAACGCTCCGCATCTACCGGGACGATTACCAACACATGTCCCACACGGACTACGAAAAACAAATCCAATCTTGGTTGAATCAAAAACCGTCCGTAAAAGCGAACGTCTACCTGACCTTCGACGACGGACCGAATCAATTCACGACCCTCAACACGGCAACACTTGAAAAACACAACGTCCAAGGAACCTTCTTCTTCCTCGGCAAACATATGAAGAACAATGGAAAAATCGTCAAAGCGACTGCGGCAGGCGGCCATTACATCGGCACGCACAGCATGACCCATGACAAAACCAAAGTCTACAAATCAACCAAAAGCTTCATGGCGGAAATGAACGAAGGATCCCGTCTCATTGAGAAGATGACCGGCCAGCAAGCCAAACTGATCCGCGTCCCATACGGCAGCAAACCACATGTCACCCCGGCCATGCGCACGGAACTCATCAAACACGGCTACAAAATGTGGGACTGGGACGTCGACTCGAACGACTGGAAATACACCGATAAACAAACCGACGCCATCGTCAAAAACGTCCAAACCGGTGTCGAAAAAGCCTACAAATCCGGCGACCGCGACATCATCATCCTCATGCACGACCGCAGCCAATCCACCAAAGCCCTGCCAGCTATCATTGAATGGCTTCAAGGGCAAGGGTATGTGATTAAGAAGTATGAACCTGAAAAACATGTCGTACAAAATTTCCATAAGGATGTTCAATTGTAA
- a CDS encoding DMT family transporter, producing MWKIYSLLTIAMVIWGFNLPLLKYLVTVVSPVTMTSLRIFLAAITVFIILSAFRIVRLPTRAEWKFVLLGSLLNVVLHHYFLNIGLVRTTGTNAGLILGTGPILTAISVAVILRNYPSKIQWLGLLSGLAGVSSVVLASGGVSGLALGDSFIFIAILTQVLSFLVIAKAAKTLDPRLLTAYMLLFGSLMLFLISLIQEPGEIRVFATVPPVFWLGLVTSAILGTAVGHMLYNYSVGQVGPSKAAIFINLNTLFSLLGSALFLGESITIRHLIGLILIITGVILGSGAAEDLWKKRKAKKELIEPN from the coding sequence ATGTGGAAAATATATAGCCTGCTCACCATTGCCATGGTCATCTGGGGATTCAACCTGCCGCTCCTCAAATACCTCGTCACCGTCGTCAGCCCGGTCACGATGACGAGTCTACGAATCTTCCTGGCCGCCATCACCGTCTTCATCATCCTGTCGGCCTTTCGAATCGTCCGACTGCCGACGCGTGCTGAATGGAAATTCGTCCTGCTCGGCTCTCTATTAAACGTCGTCCTGCATCACTATTTCCTGAACATCGGCCTCGTCCGCACAACCGGGACCAACGCCGGACTCATACTCGGGACAGGCCCGATCCTGACCGCCATTTCCGTCGCAGTCATTCTACGAAACTATCCATCGAAGATCCAATGGCTCGGACTTCTCTCGGGTCTCGCCGGTGTCAGCTCCGTCGTACTCGCGAGCGGCGGCGTAAGCGGCCTCGCGCTAGGTGATAGTTTCATTTTTATAGCGATCCTAACCCAGGTGCTCTCATTCCTGGTCATCGCCAAAGCTGCGAAAACACTGGACCCGCGCCTGCTCACCGCGTACATGCTTTTATTTGGAAGCCTGATGCTCTTCCTCATCAGCCTGATCCAAGAGCCTGGAGAAATACGCGTATTCGCCACCGTTCCGCCTGTTTTCTGGCTCGGCCTTGTGACCAGCGCCATCCTTGGAACCGCCGTCGGACATATGCTCTACAACTATTCCGTCGGCCAAGTCGGCCCCTCCAAAGCCGCCATTTTCATCAACCTGAACACCCTCTTCTCCCTGCTCGGCTCCGCCCTTTTCCTAGGCGAATCTATTACGATCCGCCACTTGATCGGGCTAATTCTAATCATTACAGGTGTCATCTTGGGCTCTGGAGCTGCCGAGGACTTATGGAAGAAACGGAAAGCGAAAAAAGAATTAATCGAACCGAATTAA
- a CDS encoding nuclease-related domain-containing protein, translating into MQRLLVRLPEHHQQHKSLATKLYQTRAGYSGELIVDRILREVAFPPGTKILRDLTLEVNPQYLIQLDTLIVTPSRAILLEIKHYAGTVQFDEQSGKTIKTSADGEVEKFDCILHQLDRAKAGLEMWFKQKQFPLPIEPILIMANPHVEIQEFPESTTLKYAKQLPRHIRNLLNQEGDKLTEQQVETIAETLFRSQIRWKRKTACERFNIAPGELKKGVLCLECNGEVTRKMGRTWFCEICGQPGDSALEQAVADWYLLISPTLRNRQLKYFLELNSASAASIVFRQLRLKRAGKPPGTVYTWDYILPLRKNQKKPT; encoded by the coding sequence TTGCAACGCTTACTTGTCCGATTGCCTGAACACCATCAACAACACAAATCCCTAGCAACCAAGCTCTACCAAACCAGAGCTGGCTATTCCGGCGAACTCATCGTCGACCGGATCCTACGTGAAGTCGCCTTCCCACCAGGAACAAAAATCCTGCGCGATCTCACATTGGAAGTAAATCCCCAGTACCTCATCCAACTAGATACCCTCATCGTGACGCCATCCCGAGCCATCCTGCTGGAAATCAAACATTACGCGGGAACTGTCCAATTCGATGAACAGTCCGGTAAAACTATAAAAACCTCCGCGGACGGCGAAGTTGAGAAGTTCGACTGCATTTTACACCAACTGGACCGAGCGAAAGCCGGCCTCGAAATGTGGTTCAAACAGAAACAGTTCCCTTTACCTATCGAACCCATCCTGATTATGGCAAATCCACACGTGGAAATTCAGGAATTTCCTGAATCCACGACACTCAAATATGCCAAACAGCTGCCCCGCCATATCCGAAATTTGTTGAATCAAGAAGGGGACAAACTGACTGAACAGCAAGTGGAAACCATCGCCGAAACCCTATTCCGCAGCCAAATCAGATGGAAACGGAAAACCGCTTGCGAACGATTTAATATTGCCCCGGGAGAATTAAAGAAGGGCGTCCTTTGTCTCGAATGCAACGGGGAAGTGACGCGGAAAATGGGCCGCACCTGGTTCTGCGAAATCTGCGGCCAGCCCGGCGATTCCGCCCTCGAACAAGCTGTCGCAGACTGGTATTTGCTCATCAGTCCCACATTACGGAATAGACAACTGAAATACTTTTTGGAATTAAACTCCGCCTCCGCCGCCAGCATCGTGTTCCGTCAGCTACGTCTCAAACGGGCCGGCAAACCGCCAGGCACCGTCTATACTTGGGATTACATCTTGCCGTTGCGGAAAAATCAAAAGAAGCCAACCTAA
- a CDS encoding type II toxin-antitoxin system RelE/ParE family toxin, producing MYKVLFTSAAERYFKKLKEKTLKGAFEEALLALSENPYLGSPKQGDLSGIYGYDVKYKGSSYEIAYTIYEANGKQVVVLLAGTRENFYDELKRYLK from the coding sequence ATGTACAAAGTTCTTTTTACATCCGCAGCTGAACGCTACTTTAAAAAACTCAAAGAAAAAACGCTTAAAGGCGCCTTTGAAGAGGCACTCTTAGCACTGAGTGAAAATCCTTACCTCGGAAGTCCTAAACAAGGTGATTTGTCAGGTATTTATGGTTATGATGTGAAATATAAAGGCAGCTCTTATGAGATTGCTTATACGATTTATGAGGCAAATGGCAAACAAGTCGTTGTTTTACTTGCTGGTACGCGTGAGAACTTCTACGATGAATTAAAGCGTTATTTGAAGTAG
- a CDS encoding AbrB/MazE/SpoVT family DNA-binding domain-containing protein, which yields MSTISLERDQMERKIISVSQKRQITLPLPFYKHLDLGSEVECSLEDGAIVIRPLQNNTMEFSVELLKDLVSQGLSGQELVKQFEAGSKGIKKAVTSLLEEADSIAAGEKSSASFDDIFRTE from the coding sequence ATGTCCACGATTTCATTGGAGCGTGATCAAATGGAACGTAAAATTATCAGCGTTTCACAAAAACGTCAGATTACATTGCCTTTGCCTTTCTATAAACACCTTGATTTAGGTAGTGAGGTAGAATGTTCTTTAGAAGACGGGGCAATAGTCATTCGTCCTTTGCAGAATAACACTATGGAATTTTCTGTTGAGCTCTTAAAGGATCTAGTTTCCCAAGGATTATCTGGTCAAGAATTGGTTAAACAATTTGAAGCAGGGAGTAAAGGAATTAAGAAAGCCGTCACATCATTATTAGAAGAAGCAGATTCAATTGCCGCTGGCGAAAAGTCTTCCGCTTCTTTTGATGACATCTTTCGGACTGAGTAA